The following coding sequences lie in one uncultured Methanobrevibacter sp. genomic window:
- a CDS encoding fumarate hydratase C-terminal domain-containing protein gives MIKLTTPITDDELENLNVGDKISISGTIYTGRDAALPQLVRLIEKDDVPFELEGSVIMHTAFSDAGIAPTTSSKVEIESTIPKLSESGVKIHIGKGMLSDESAEALNKNNSIFVITPPVAALLTNKVLEKKCVLFEWEGIEAMYELKVKDIPGIIAIHKNKKI, from the coding sequence ATGATAAAATTGACTACACCAATCACGGACGATGAACTTGAAAATCTTAATGTAGGCGATAAGATTTCAATTTCAGGAACTATCTACACAGGCCGTGATGCTGCTCTGCCGCAGCTTGTCAGACTAATTGAAAAAGATGACGTGCCATTTGAATTAGAGGGATCAGTCATCATGCATACCGCATTCAGCGATGCAGGAATTGCTCCAACAACAAGCAGCAAAGTGGAAATCGAATCAACTATTCCAAAATTAAGCGAAAGCGGCGTTAAAATCCATATCGGTAAAGGAATGTTAAGCGATGAAAGTGCGGAAGCACTGAATAAAAACAATTCAATTTTTGTAATAACTCCACCTGTTGCAGCATTGCTTACAAATAAGGTGCTTGAAAAAAAATGTGTTTTATTTGAATGGGAAGGAATTGAAGCAATGTATGAGCTGAAAGTGAAAGACATTCCAGGAATTATAGCCATCCATAAAAATAAAAAAATATAG
- the sucC gene encoding ADP-forming succinate--CoA ligase subunit beta yields the protein MRFFENAAKQIFKKEGIPILEGHVANYPEEAMAISSEMGVPVVIKAQVLTGGRGKAGGVKFANNPGEALKVSEQILGMEIKGEKVNHLLIEEKADILNEFFVTVSVDRGARKPVILASKEGGVEIENLAKTNPEKIIKYYPNPLLEFLPYEAREIARKMGVDSELISPIGDIIWKLYRVFEKYDADTAEINPLVLTPDGIIAADAKLVVENDSLFRHQDLVEMLHYKKKAVDFVQLDGDIAVIGNGAGLTLTAMDMIKLNGGEPATFLDIGGGASEQIINQALSIVLNYEPVKVVFLNVLGGITKADDVARGVIKALENIDRDVHIVIRLTGTNEKEGQRLLDEAGIPYETSMEKAAKKAVELCEELKA from the coding sequence ATGAGATTTTTTGAAAATGCAGCAAAACAAATTTTTAAAAAGGAAGGTATTCCAATTTTGGAAGGCCATGTCGCAAATTACCCTGAAGAAGCAATGGCTATATCTTCAGAAATGGGCGTTCCTGTTGTTATTAAAGCACAGGTTTTAACCGGTGGAAGAGGTAAAGCCGGAGGTGTAAAATTTGCAAATAACCCTGGTGAAGCACTTAAAGTTTCAGAACAAATTTTAGGAATGGAAATTAAAGGCGAAAAAGTAAATCATCTTTTAATCGAAGAAAAAGCTGATATTTTAAATGAATTTTTCGTAACAGTATCTGTTGACAGAGGTGCTAGAAAACCTGTAATTCTTGCAAGTAAGGAAGGTGGGGTTGAAATTGAAAACCTTGCTAAAACAAACCCTGAAAAAATTATCAAATATTATCCTAATCCTTTACTTGAATTCTTACCATATGAAGCACGTGAAATCGCACGTAAAATGGGTGTTGATTCTGAATTGATTTCACCAATTGGAGACATTATTTGGAAATTATATCGGGTCTTTGAAAAATATGACGCAGATACTGCTGAGATAAATCCGTTAGTGTTAACTCCTGACGGCATTATTGCAGCTGATGCTAAATTAGTTGTTGAAAATGATTCATTGTTCAGACATCAGGACCTTGTTGAAATGCTTCATTATAAAAAGAAAGCTGTGGACTTTGTCCAATTGGATGGGGACATTGCTGTAATAGGTAATGGTGCCGGTCTGACATTGACTGCTATGGATATGATTAAACTCAATGGTGGAGAACCTGCAACTTTCCTTGATATTGGTGGTGGAGCTTCAGAGCAAATCATCAATCAGGCTTTGAGTATTGTATTGAACTATGAGCCTGTTAAAGTAGTATTCTTAAATGTTTTAGGAGGTATTACCAAAGCTGATGATGTTGCAAGGGGTGTAATTAAAGCTTTAGAAAATATTGACCGTGATGTTCACATTGTAATCAGATTGACCGGAACCAATGAGAAAGAAGGTCAAAGACTTTTAGATGAAGCCGGAATTCCATATGAGACTTCAATGGAAAAAGCGGCTAAAAAAGCTGTTGAACTTTGTGAAGAATTGAAAGCCTGA
- a CDS encoding 2-oxoacid:acceptor oxidoreductase subunit alpha, whose protein sequence is MAEEFFIQGNEACAKGAIAAGCRFFAGYPITPSTEVAETLARELPKVSGSFVQMEDEIASAGAIIGASWGGTKSMTATSGPGISLMQENIGYAFISETPIVIVNVQRGSPSTAQPTMAAQGDMMQARWGSHGDYEPIALSPSSVQEFFDFTIKAFNLAEQFRCPVFVMADEVIGHMREKIIVEDDIEIVPRKRPEKTDNYLPFENVENGTNPMPSFGDGFNIHVTGLTHDERGYPDTNNPETHDKLVQRICDKVLNNRDKICSVKSEHCEDADIILVSYGAPVRSVVEATRKARADGKKVGYVKIDTPWPFPEEQLKELTANADDVIVVEMNLGQMYYEVDRVLKRDANVHLLGVIGGLLPTPDEILDVIDKKGGN, encoded by the coding sequence ATGGCTGAAGAATTTTTTATTCAAGGAAATGAAGCATGTGCTAAAGGAGCAATAGCTGCGGGCTGCCGATTTTTTGCAGGTTATCCAATTACTCCTTCTACCGAGGTTGCAGAAACTTTAGCAAGAGAATTGCCAAAAGTCAGCGGTTCATTTGTTCAAATGGAAGATGAAATTGCTTCTGCGGGTGCTATCATCGGTGCTTCTTGGGGAGGAACCAAATCAATGACTGCAACATCAGGTCCGGGTATTTCTTTAATGCAGGAAAATATAGGTTATGCATTCATAAGCGAAACTCCGATAGTCATTGTCAATGTTCAAAGGGGTTCTCCTTCAACAGCTCAACCAACCATGGCCGCACAGGGGGATATGATGCAGGCACGTTGGGGATCTCACGGGGATTATGAACCTATTGCGTTATCTCCTTCAAGCGTACAGGAATTTTTTGATTTCACAATCAAAGCATTTAATTTAGCAGAACAATTCAGATGTCCAGTATTTGTAATGGCTGATGAAGTTATTGGGCACATGAGGGAAAAAATAATCGTAGAGGACGATATTGAAATCGTTCCTAGAAAAAGACCAGAAAAAACAGACAATTACTTGCCGTTTGAAAATGTTGAAAACGGTACAAATCCTATGCCGTCATTTGGTGACGGATTCAATATTCACGTAACCGGCCTTACTCACGATGAAAGAGGTTATCCTGACACTAACAATCCTGAAACTCATGATAAGCTTGTTCAAAGAATTTGTGATAAGGTTTTAAATAACAGAGACAAAATCTGCTCTGTCAAATCAGAACATTGTGAAGATGCAGACATTATTCTTGTTTCTTATGGGGCTCCTGTAAGGTCTGTTGTTGAAGCAACAAGAAAAGCAAGAGCTGACGGTAAAAAAGTGGGTTATGTTAAAATAGACACTCCATGGCCGTTCCCTGAAGAACAGTTGAAGGAACTGACTGCAAATGCTGATGATGTTATTGTAGTAGAAATGAATTTAGGTCAAATGTATTATGAAGTTGACCGTGTACTTAAAAGAGACGCTAATGTTCATTTATTGGGAGTTATTGGAGGTCTGTTGCCAACTCCTGATGAAATCTTGGATGTAATTGATAAGAAAGGAGGAAACTAA
- a CDS encoding transglutaminase domain-containing protein: MNSFNLAKRISFAGLLLLILFISLSSIHAGDVNETILNSNDDSTFFIKDDALLKIDGESVINDGAEEQKNRTELTSPTSKTYYGGNYEVTLIDSNTGESLANKTVTFSINNVEYSVNTSSNGVASVNLKLNPGSYLATAYFAGDDNFNASNNLSGQVKLLNTITAKDVTKYYKGSKNYQATYLDSNGKALKNKNVAITVNGKKYTRKTDANGVASLAINLKPGTYKVTATNPVTGEQLTTTFKILTTVSASDLKKVRGDSKSFVVKFLKSNGKALVKKQVKVKINSKVYYYKTNQYGKIKLSFNAFKKGTYAVTSYNNDGLSQTSTVKIYNIATTKLSVNVPDDYIILPNGSKNVKIKFSTSLGGDSNVGKSIRIKINEKTYYRSTDSKGVVNFNLPVTEGIFAVDYWYVGDKFFKPVKMTTSVTVLKTNDTQLSVKGLKSFGYGAGSLFKVIFKAGNVPLAKKTVSFNVANQTYLATTDNGGIASIPINLDIGNYTVNFTAPADSIVKAASGSCDIDVFKRSNPKLTWECGGVYNNDLQSFGVLLVNSDGTPVSGGKIIWTVGSKTYNVKTSSDGYAAIKTKVPSGKYEISVSFIGSNDYLPVSISKNINVKSSKYGGGLNVKDEGYYSNEYLQPSSHCQVNAPKIKSLVKSLTSGLTSDMDKAKAIFNYVRDNVRYSYYYDTKHGATGTLNAKRGNCVDQSHLLISMYRTAGLKARYVHGTCFFGQHWYGHVWTQVLIGTTWFAGDPISYGNSLGKIKNWNTHTYGLHSRYVSLPF, translated from the coding sequence ATGAATTCATTTAATTTAGCTAAAAGAATATCTTTTGCAGGGTTATTGTTATTGATTTTATTTATTTCACTCAGTTCTATTCATGCAGGTGATGTAAATGAAACCATATTGAATTCTAATGATGATTCTACCTTTTTTATTAAAGATGATGCTCTATTGAAAATTGATGGAGAATCTGTAATTAATGATGGTGCAGAGGAGCAAAAAAACCGGACAGAATTGACATCACCAACATCCAAGACATATTATGGTGGAAATTATGAGGTAACTCTAATTGATTCAAACACTGGTGAATCCTTGGCTAATAAAACAGTTACTTTCTCAATAAATAATGTAGAATATTCTGTAAATACTAGTTCCAATGGTGTTGCAAGTGTTAATCTGAAATTGAATCCTGGAAGTTATCTTGCAACTGCCTATTTTGCAGGTGATGACAATTTCAATGCCAGCAATAACCTGTCAGGTCAGGTTAAGCTATTAAATACCATCACGGCAAAGGATGTTACAAAATATTATAAGGGAAGTAAAAATTATCAGGCAACATATCTGGACTCAAATGGGAAAGCATTAAAGAATAAAAATGTTGCAATAACGGTCAACGGGAAAAAATACACCCGAAAAACCGATGCCAACGGTGTTGCAAGCCTTGCAATAAATCTTAAACCTGGCACATATAAGGTAACCGCAACTAATCCTGTCACTGGCGAGCAGTTAACAACTACTTTTAAAATTTTAACAACCGTCAGTGCTTCTGATCTTAAAAAGGTAAGGGGAGACAGCAAAAGCTTTGTTGTGAAATTTTTGAAAAGCAACGGAAAGGCATTGGTCAAAAAGCAGGTTAAAGTCAAAATCAATTCCAAAGTATATTACTACAAAACAAATCAATACGGCAAGATAAAATTGTCTTTCAATGCCTTTAAAAAAGGAACATATGCTGTGACTTCATATAATAATGACGGGTTGTCACAGACCAGTACCGTTAAGATTTATAATATTGCAACCACTAAATTGTCTGTTAATGTTCCTGATGATTATATTATACTTCCAAATGGCAGTAAAAATGTTAAAATCAAGTTCTCAACCAGTTTGGGTGGAGATTCCAATGTCGGAAAGTCCATAAGAATCAAAATCAATGAAAAAACATATTACAGGAGCACTGATAGTAAAGGTGTTGTTAATTTTAACTTGCCTGTAACTGAGGGCATTTTCGCTGTTGATTACTGGTATGTGGGAGATAAATTTTTCAAGCCGGTTAAAATGACAACTTCCGTTACTGTACTTAAAACCAATGACACTCAACTGAGTGTCAAAGGGCTGAAATCTTTCGGTTATGGTGCAGGCAGCTTATTTAAGGTTATTTTCAAGGCAGGCAATGTTCCTTTGGCCAAAAAGACTGTGTCTTTTAATGTTGCAAATCAGACTTACTTGGCAACAACGGATAATGGAGGAATTGCTTCAATTCCAATTAATTTGGATATCGGCAATTATACTGTTAATTTTACTGCTCCTGCAGATTCCATTGTGAAGGCAGCTTCAGGATCATGTGATATTGATGTTTTTAAAAGAAGCAATCCTAAACTTACATGGGAATGTGGTGGTGTATATAATAATGATTTACAATCATTTGGAGTGTTACTGGTCAATTCTGATGGAACGCCTGTTTCAGGTGGGAAAATAATATGGACAGTAGGTAGTAAAACCTACAATGTCAAAACCTCATCAGATGGATATGCTGCCATAAAAACCAAGGTGCCTTCAGGTAAATACGAGATTTCAGTCAGTTTTATTGGAAGCAATGATTATCTTCCGGTTTCAATATCTAAAAATATCAATGTCAAATCTTCCAAATATGGCGGCGGACTTAATGTGAAAGATGAAGGATATTATTCAAATGAATATCTCCAGCCATCAAGTCATTGTCAGGTTAATGCCCCTAAAATTAAATCCTTGGTTAAATCATTGACTAGTGGTTTAACAAGTGATATGGATAAGGCTAAGGCAATTTTCAACTATGTAAGGGATAATGTTAGATATAGTTATTATTATGACACCAAACATGGTGCAACAGGCACATTAAATGCTAAAAGAGGTAATTGTGTTGACCAGTCTCATTTATTGATTTCAATGTATAGGACAGCTGGTTTGAAGGCCAGATACGTTCATGGAACATGCTTCTTTGGCCAGCATTGGTATGGTCATGTCTGGACTCAGGTTTTAATTGGTACAACATGGTTTGCCGGTGATCCGATTAGCTATGGAAATTCCTTGGGTAAAATTAAAAATTGGAATACTCATACATACGGATTGCACAGCAGATATGTAAGTCTTCCATTTTAA
- a CDS encoding dicarboxylate/amino acid:cation symporter, translating into MFGRQKGISLSNWILIGMILGMATGLILNFFVPDSFFKNIILVDNVFYLGGNLFIKLMKMLVVPLVFCSIVVGASSISDIRKIGTIGGRTILIYLITTALAVTIALGIGMLIKPGVGLNMAVTSQAGNVTLNQTMTDTILNMVPDNPLNSLASGDMIPVIIFGLLIGVILAKLREETDVINTFFNQGNRIMMEMTSIVMKFAPIGIFCLMARTFAGLGFDGLLPLGKYISCVLLGLAIQAFIVYPFLLVIFTRLNPITFFKKFISVMFFAFSSSTSNATIPLNLEKLAEMGVSKDVSSFTIPLGATINMDGTSIMQGVAVMFAAQAYGMDLGTSALLTVIFTAVMASIGTAGVPSVGLITLTMVFNSVGIPVQAIGIIFGIDHILDMFRTAVNVAGDAICTIIVAFKNNSMDVDVFKGKKEMNEEDKVLVDEISII; encoded by the coding sequence ATGTTTGGAAGACAGAAGGGTATAAGTCTCAGTAATTGGATATTGATTGGGATGATTTTAGGTATGGCCACTGGTCTGATACTTAATTTTTTTGTACCTGATTCATTTTTTAAAAATATTATTCTTGTAGATAATGTTTTTTATTTGGGTGGAAATTTATTTATTAAATTAATGAAAATGCTTGTTGTACCTCTTGTTTTCTGTTCGATTGTTGTCGGTGCGTCATCAATTTCGGATATACGAAAAATTGGTACAATTGGTGGGAGAACAATTCTTATTTATCTTATAACTACTGCATTAGCTGTTACAATTGCTCTTGGAATAGGTATGTTAATTAAACCTGGTGTGGGTTTAAACATGGCTGTAACCTCTCAAGCGGGAAATGTTACTCTTAATCAGACAATGACTGATACAATTTTGAATATGGTTCCTGACAATCCTTTAAATTCTCTTGCAAGTGGAGATATGATCCCTGTAATTATTTTTGGATTGCTCATTGGGGTAATATTGGCTAAATTAAGGGAAGAAACTGATGTTATTAATACTTTTTTCAATCAAGGAAACAGGATCATGATGGAGATGACTTCCATAGTCATGAAATTTGCTCCAATTGGTATTTTCTGTTTGATGGCCAGAACATTTGCAGGATTAGGATTTGATGGTTTGCTTCCTTTGGGAAAATATATTTCATGTGTTTTACTTGGATTGGCGATTCAGGCATTCATAGTCTATCCGTTCTTGCTTGTTATTTTCACAAGACTGAATCCGATAACATTCTTTAAAAAATTCATTTCAGTCATGTTTTTCGCATTTTCATCTTCAACTTCAAATGCTACAATCCCGTTGAATTTGGAAAAATTAGCCGAGATGGGAGTTTCAAAGGATGTTTCTTCATTTACAATTCCTCTGGGAGCAACTATTAATATGGATGGAACTTCAATCATGCAGGGAGTTGCCGTCATGTTTGCAGCTCAGGCATATGGTATGGATTTAGGAACATCAGCACTTTTAACTGTAATTTTCACAGCCGTAATGGCGTCTATTGGAACAGCCGGTGTTCCGTCTGTTGGTCTTATTACATTAACTATGGTATTCAATTCTGTAGGCATTCCTGTTCAGGCAATCGGAATTATTTTTGGAATAGACCATATCCTGGACATGTTCAGAACTGCAGTAAATGTTGCTGGTGATGCAATATGTACCATTATTGTGGCATTTAAAAACAACTCTATGGATGTTGATGTATTCAAGGGTAAAAAAGAGATGAACGAAGAGGATAAAGTATTGGTTGATGAAATAAGCATAATTTAG
- a CDS encoding 2-oxoacid:ferredoxin oxidoreductase subunit gamma codes for MRTEIRICGFGGQGIILAGIILGKSACLFDGKEAVQTQSYGPEARGGASKCEVVISDSTVDYPKVQNPDILVAMSNEALLKYIVDLKDNGTLIVDPGTTDVEDVKDFIDEHNIKVYEAPATKTATDEIGLKIVANIVMVGAITKITGVISKESAMKAIEASVPKGTEEKNINAFEAGYALAE; via the coding sequence ATGAGAACTGAAATTAGAATTTGTGGATTTGGAGGTCAGGGAATTATTCTTGCAGGTATTATTTTAGGTAAATCTGCATGCCTTTTCGACGGCAAAGAAGCGGTTCAAACTCAATCTTACGGTCCTGAAGCTCGTGGTGGAGCTTCCAAATGTGAAGTTGTTATCAGTGACAGCACAGTTGATTATCCTAAAGTTCAAAATCCTGATATCCTTGTTGCAATGTCTAATGAGGCATTACTTAAATATATTGTTGATTTAAAGGATAATGGAACTTTAATTGTTGATCCTGGAACAACAGATGTTGAAGATGTTAAGGATTTTATAGATGAACATAATATTAAAGTTTATGAAGCTCCTGCAACCAAAACAGCTACTGATGAAATCGGTCTTAAAATCGTAGCAAATATTGTAATGGTCGGAGCAATTACAAAAATAACTGGAGTCATATCTAAAGAATCAGCTATGAAAGCTATTGAAGCAAGTGTTCCTAAAGGAACTGAAGAGAAAAATATTAATGCTTTCGAAGCCGGATATGCTCTTGCAGAATAG
- the twy1 gene encoding 4-demethylwyosine synthase TYW1, whose amino-acid sequence MSFNESQIEKLEKSGYRFLGTHGHAAAKICHWTRQSIVDKGVCYKEKFYGIKSHRCLQMSPSVPNCQQECEFCWRDLTYTQTTWEDDEYDDPKTIIDDAIKAQYNLLCGFFGNDKANKKKLEELKDPTNAAISLAGEPTLYPKIDELIGEFNRRDFTTFVVSNGQCVDRLRNLENDPYQLYLSLDAPNEKIFNEVCRPRINDAWSNLNESLETLASFNSRTCIRNTCVRGRNMENPEEYAKLIKKADPDFVEVKAYMCVGSSRKRLTLDNMPTFDEVKEFAKKIGDECGKELVNESEISRVVLLE is encoded by the coding sequence ATGTCATTCAATGAAAGCCAAATAGAAAAATTAGAAAAAAGCGGATACAGATTCCTTGGGACACACGGCCATGCGGCCGCCAAGATTTGTCATTGGACCCGTCAAAGTATTGTGGATAAAGGAGTATGCTATAAGGAAAAATTCTATGGAATCAAATCCCACAGATGCCTTCAAATGTCCCCTTCAGTTCCAAACTGCCAACAGGAGTGCGAATTTTGCTGGAGAGACCTGACATATACCCAAACCACATGGGAAGATGACGAATATGATGATCCTAAAACAATAATTGATGATGCAATCAAAGCCCAATATAATCTGCTGTGCGGCTTTTTTGGAAATGATAAGGCAAATAAAAAGAAACTTGAAGAACTTAAAGACCCAACCAATGCCGCAATTTCACTTGCCGGAGAACCAACACTCTATCCGAAAATCGATGAATTAATTGGCGAGTTTAACAGAAGAGATTTTACAACATTTGTTGTAAGCAACGGACAATGTGTCGACAGATTGAGGAATCTTGAAAACGATCCATATCAACTATACCTTTCCTTGGATGCACCTAACGAGAAAATATTTAATGAAGTGTGCAGACCTAGAATAAATGATGCTTGGAGTAATTTAAATGAATCACTTGAAACATTGGCCAGTTTTAACTCCCGCACATGTATACGAAACACCTGCGTTCGTGGAAGGAATATGGAAAATCCCGAAGAATATGCAAAATTGATAAAAAAAGCGGACCCCGATTTTGTAGAAGTGAAAGCATATATGTGTGTCGGCTCATCACGTAAACGTCTAACTCTCGACAATATGCCAACATTCGATGAAGTTAAAGAATTTGCTAAAAAAATAGGTGATGAGTGCGGTAAAGAATTAGTAAATGAATCTGAAATTAGTCGAGTTGTTCTTCTCGAATAA
- a CDS encoding site-specific DNA-methyltransferase, with the protein MVRKTETSSFGSVLRESHSSKKFYSAKLFEEYKIPEKVEFKENKIEKGNLNRIYCKSSENMSEIPDESVHLMITSPPYNVGKEYDEDLSLDEYLNLLTSVFGETYKKLVPGGRACINIANIGRKPYIPLHAMVIEIMLDLGFLMRGEIIWDKSASAGGSCAWGSWMSASNPVLRDYHEYILVFSKLSYSKNKTQKKRDTIERDDFIQWTKSLWTFPAVNAKKIGHPAPFPVELPHRLINLYSYEGDVVLDPFCGSGTTCIAALKNNRNYIAYEINPEYVSLSQNRIEKS; encoded by the coding sequence GTGGTTAGAAAAACGGAAACTTCTTCATTCGGTTCGGTCTTAAGGGAATCTCACAGTTCAAAAAAATTTTATAGTGCAAAATTATTTGAAGAATACAAAATACCTGAAAAAGTTGAATTCAAAGAGAATAAAATTGAAAAAGGAAATCTGAACAGGATATACTGCAAATCCAGTGAAAACATGAGCGAAATACCTGATGAAAGCGTTCATCTGATGATTACATCACCTCCTTACAATGTTGGCAAGGAATATGATGAGGATTTGTCTCTGGACGAATATTTGAATCTGCTTACATCTGTTTTTGGCGAGACTTATAAGAAACTGGTTCCAGGAGGCAGGGCCTGCATTAACATTGCTAATATTGGCCGCAAACCATATATTCCTCTTCATGCAATGGTAATAGAAATAATGCTTGATTTGGGATTTTTAATGCGCGGTGAAATAATATGGGATAAGTCTGCAAGTGCAGGTGGCTCATGTGCATGGGGAAGTTGGATGTCGGCGTCAAATCCTGTTTTGAGGGATTATCATGAATATATTTTGGTCTTTTCAAAACTGTCGTATTCCAAAAATAAGACTCAAAAGAAAAGGGACACAATTGAAAGGGATGATTTTATCCAATGGACAAAAAGCCTCTGGACGTTTCCGGCAGTCAACGCTAAAAAAATTGGCCATCCTGCTCCGTTTCCTGTTGAACTTCCTCACAGGTTAATTAATCTTTACAGCTATGAAGGGGATGTTGTTCTTGACCCCTTTTGCGGAAGCGGAACAACTTGCATTGCAGCTTTAAAAAATAATAGAAATTATATTGCCTATGAGATTAATCCGGAATATGTCAGTTTGTCTCAAAATAGAATAGAAAAATCATAA
- a CDS encoding ferredoxin family protein — protein MIIIDENLCKGCHLCLFMCSQNVYAISPDVNKKGVQLPFVKFEERCNKCGTCEVACPDQAITVDMPENWWMKDGNDINFNPNFTKGRK, from the coding sequence TTGATTATTATTGATGAAAATTTGTGTAAAGGATGTCATCTTTGCTTATTCATGTGTTCTCAGAACGTATATGCAATATCTCCGGATGTTAACAAAAAAGGAGTACAATTGCCTTTTGTCAAGTTCGAAGAGAGATGCAACAAATGCGGTACATGTGAAGTTGCATGTCCTGACCAGGCTATTACCGTGGACATGCCTGAAAACTGGTGGATGAAAGATGGTAATGATATTAACTTTAATCCTAATTTCACAAAAGGGAGAAAGTAG
- a CDS encoding peptidylprolyl isomerase, with translation MAIDNGDFVRVNFTGKIKETEDVFDTTYDEIAQETGIFDENKTYKPIPIVVGGNHLLPAIEEAIIGLEEGDTKHIEVDSDSAFGPRDPKLIQLVPMKEFKKQGMTPVPGMRIQSEGTSGKILTVNGGRVKVDFNHELAGKDLVYDVEVTEIISDEEEKIKSMIELHYSNPNVDIDKTEINIVDGVANIKLDEMAKFDQQSYMDVTFARFRIAKDIWDNIEDITKVNFVDEFEKREESDDEEDEE, from the coding sequence ATGGCTATAGATAACGGAGATTTTGTAAGAGTAAACTTTACTGGTAAAATAAAAGAAACTGAAGACGTATTTGATACTACTTATGATGAAATTGCACAGGAAACAGGTATTTTTGATGAAAATAAAACTTACAAACCAATTCCAATTGTTGTTGGTGGAAACCATTTATTACCTGCAATCGAAGAAGCAATCATTGGTTTAGAAGAAGGAGACACCAAACACATTGAAGTTGATTCTGACAGTGCATTTGGACCAAGGGATCCTAAATTAATTCAATTAGTCCCTATGAAAGAATTCAAAAAACAAGGCATGACTCCTGTTCCTGGTATGAGAATTCAATCTGAAGGAACATCTGGTAAAATCTTAACTGTCAATGGTGGAAGAGTAAAAGTGGACTTCAACCACGAATTAGCAGGAAAAGACTTAGTTTACGATGTTGAAGTTACTGAAATCATTTCTGATGAAGAAGAAAAAATCAAAAGTATGATTGAGTTACACTACTCCAATCCTAATGTTGATATTGATAAAACTGAAATTAACATCGTTGATGGTGTTGCAAACATCAAATTAGATGAAATGGCTAAATTCGACCAACAATCTTACATGGACGTTACCTTTGCAAGATTCAGAATAGCTAAAGACATCTGGGATAATATCGAAGATATTACCAAAGTTAACTTCGTCGATGAATTCGAGAAAAGAGAAGAATCCGACGACGAAGAAGATGAAGAATAA
- a CDS encoding 2-oxoacid:ferredoxin oxidoreductase subunit beta yields the protein MAQYKENRFLPYLREDRLPHIFCPGCGNGAIINAFLAAMEKAEMDFDNIAMVSGIGCSSRIPGYLKCDSLHTTHGRALSFATGLKTANKDLDVVVFTGDGDAASIGGNHLIHAARRNINLTVICINNNIYGMTGGQISPTSPKGSFGTTAPYGNQDAPFKLAELVAAAGATYSARWTTVQIENLVLSIKEGLKNPGFSFIEVATQCPTYYGRKNKLRTPTAMAAVMKANTVYKSAADRMRPKDLEGKIVVGEFAKTQKDEFTQSIDKISVEKSGKKTLINSAYETEL from the coding sequence ATGGCTCAATATAAGGAAAATAGATTTCTCCCATATTTAAGAGAAGACAGATTACCTCATATTTTCTGTCCGGGCTGTGGAAACGGAGCAATCATCAATGCATTCCTTGCAGCTATGGAAAAGGCGGAAATGGACTTTGACAATATTGCAATGGTTTCCGGTATTGGATGTTCTTCAAGAATTCCAGGTTATTTGAAATGTGATTCACTTCACACTACTCACGGAAGAGCATTAAGCTTTGCTACCGGTTTAAAAACAGCTAATAAGGATTTGGATGTTGTTGTATTTACTGGTGACGGTGATGCGGCTTCCATCGGTGGTAATCATTTAATTCATGCAGCCAGAAGAAATATTAATCTGACTGTAATTTGTATCAATAATAATATTTATGGTATGACTGGAGGTCAAATCAGCCCTACATCTCCTAAGGGCAGTTTCGGAACAACCGCTCCATACGGTAATCAGGACGCTCCATTTAAATTGGCGGAACTTGTTGCGGCAGCAGGTGCGACTTATTCAGCAAGATGGACAACTGTTCAAATAGAAAACCTTGTATTGTCCATTAAGGAAGGTTTAAAAAATCCTGGATTTTCATTTATTGAAGTTGCAACCCAGTGTCCAACATATTATGGTCGTAAGAATAAACTCAGAACTCCTACTGCAATGGCTGCAGTAATGAAAGCAAACACTGTATATAAATCTGCTGCAGATAGGATGAGGCCAAAAGACTTGGAAGGTAAAATTGTTGTTGGTGAATTTGCTAAAACTCAAAAAGATGAATTCACACAAAGCATTGATAAGATTAGTGTAGAAAAATCTGGTAAGAAAACTCTTATCAATTCTGCATATGAAACAGAGTTATAG